Proteins found in one Archaeoglobus neptunius genomic segment:
- a CDS encoding (Fe-S)-binding protein — MGQVTAIMVSLSVCMQCAVCSSSCSMRYTMNVRKLIAHHIGNSDKFWSEELWNCTTCHVCQDRCPRGIPITELIIKARSETIEAGKIPGDLREMLESVLKFGNPFGVGKAKKKGWHGNRFRFVDEGDFEYLYFAGCSVVDDRIAKVARKTGELLEAAGINFAILREEGCCGNDVKAVGEEGLFELLVEENKAVFEEYGVKKVIVSSPHCYNAFKNYYDVEVYHVSEIFLRAINEASLRFRSVIEKRVTYHDPCYLGRYNGIYDAPREVLKAIPGIDLVEMPRNRENSLCCGAGGGNIVRDVEYRPSLSRIDEASLTAADVLAVSCPFCHMMLEDAAKVRKVDMGILDVVELLYESVFGDLPEG; from the coding sequence TTGGGGCAGGTAACAGCAATTATGGTTTCTTTATCCGTGTGCATGCAGTGTGCTGTTTGCAGCTCCTCATGCAGCATGCGGTATACTATGAATGTAAGAAAGCTGATCGCTCATCACATCGGAAATAGCGATAAGTTCTGGAGCGAAGAGCTGTGGAACTGCACGACCTGTCATGTTTGCCAGGACAGGTGCCCGAGAGGAATACCTATTACTGAGCTTATAATTAAGGCCAGAAGCGAGACGATAGAAGCTGGGAAGATTCCGGGAGATTTGAGAGAGATGCTGGAAAGCGTTCTGAAATTTGGCAACCCGTTTGGGGTGGGAAAGGCGAAAAAAAAGGGTTGGCATGGAAACAGATTCAGGTTTGTCGACGAGGGGGACTTCGAATATCTCTACTTTGCCGGTTGCAGCGTTGTCGACGACAGGATTGCCAAAGTAGCGAGAAAAACTGGAGAACTTCTTGAAGCAGCGGGAATCAATTTTGCAATTTTAAGGGAGGAGGGGTGCTGTGGAAACGATGTAAAGGCTGTTGGAGAAGAAGGGCTTTTTGAGTTGCTGGTCGAGGAAAATAAAGCGGTTTTTGAGGAATACGGTGTGAAGAAAGTGATTGTGTCTTCTCCCCACTGTTACAACGCATTTAAGAACTATTACGATGTGGAAGTTTATCACGTCTCCGAGATATTCCTCAGGGCAATTAATGAGGCAAGTCTGAGATTCAGAAGTGTGATTGAAAAGAGGGTTACGTATCATGATCCGTGCTATCTCGGCAGGTACAACGGCATTTATGACGCCCCAAGAGAAGTTCTGAAGGCAATTCCGGGGATAGATCTAGTGGAGATGCCTAGAAACAGAGAGAATTCACTGTGCTGTGGTGCCGGAGGAGGGAACATAGTTAGGGATGTAGAGTACCGCCCATCGCTGAGCAGAATCGATGAAGCGTCTCTCACTGCTGCCGATGTGCTTGCAGTTTCCTGCCCGTTTTGCCATATGATGCTGGAGGACGCTGCAAAGGTCAGGAAGGTGGATATGGGAATTCTGGATGTTGTAGAGCTGCTATACGAGTCAGTTTTTGGTGATCTGCCTGAGGGGTAG
- the ahcY gene encoding adenosylhomocysteinase translates to MKEGFAKIGWAETHMKVLEKVREEFRKEKPLEGFTVGMALHVEAKTAVLVKTLVEGGAEVVITGCNPMSTQDDVAEALREMGIACYAKRGMCVDEYYEALKNVILAEPDIVIDDGADLIFLLHGEMEGYAEKIKGASEETTTGVVRLRAMERDGILKFPVIAVNDAYTKYLFDNRYGTGQSAIDGVLRSTNMLIAGKNVVVAGYGWCGRGIAIRARGLGANVTVTEVDEVRALEAVMDGFRVTTMDRAAEYGDIFITATGNRDVIREEHIEKMKDGAILANAGHFNVEIDLNALERMAKNVREVRKYVTEYDLGNKRVYLLAEGRLVNLVAADGHPIEVMDMSFANQALAARYIAESWEKLENKVYRMPDELDRKVARIKLETMGIEIDRMSEEQIRYLSDWRCGT, encoded by the coding sequence ATGAAGGAGGGATTTGCGAAAATCGGATGGGCAGAAACGCACATGAAGGTTCTGGAGAAGGTGAGGGAGGAATTCAGAAAGGAGAAGCCACTTGAAGGATTTACTGTTGGAATGGCTCTTCACGTTGAGGCCAAAACTGCTGTGCTGGTCAAAACTCTTGTTGAAGGTGGGGCAGAGGTTGTAATCACAGGATGCAATCCCATGAGCACTCAGGACGATGTGGCAGAGGCTTTGAGAGAGATGGGGATTGCCTGCTATGCAAAGAGGGGTATGTGTGTTGACGAATACTATGAAGCCTTGAAGAATGTTATACTGGCTGAGCCTGATATTGTAATCGATGATGGGGCCGATTTGATCTTTTTGCTGCACGGGGAAATGGAAGGGTATGCGGAGAAGATTAAGGGAGCGAGCGAGGAAACGACAACAGGAGTTGTCAGGTTAAGGGCTATGGAAAGAGATGGAATCCTCAAGTTTCCCGTAATCGCCGTGAACGATGCCTACACAAAGTATCTATTTGACAATCGCTATGGGACAGGTCAATCTGCAATCGATGGTGTTTTGAGGTCCACCAACATGTTAATCGCCGGTAAAAATGTGGTTGTTGCAGGATACGGGTGGTGTGGCAGGGGAATAGCGATTCGGGCCAGAGGTCTGGGGGCCAACGTCACGGTGACTGAGGTAGATGAGGTCAGGGCACTTGAGGCTGTTATGGATGGGTTCAGGGTTACTACTATGGATAGGGCGGCCGAATACGGTGACATCTTCATTACAGCCACGGGCAACAGAGATGTAATCCGGGAGGAACACATTGAAAAGATGAAGGACGGGGCAATACTGGCAAATGCAGGGCACTTCAACGTGGAGATTGATCTGAACGCTCTTGAAAGAATGGCGAAGAATGTGAGAGAAGTAAGGAAGTACGTAACGGAATATGACCTGGGCAATAAAAGAGTGTACCTCCTGGCAGAGGGAAGGCTGGTAAATCTTGTAGCTGCTGATGGTCATCCGATAGAGGTTATGGACATGAGCTTTGCAAATCAAGCTCTGGCTGCGAGATACATTGCAGAGAGCTGGGAAAAGCTTGAGAATAAAGTTTACAGAATGCCCGATGAACTAGACAGAAAGGTCGCACGGATAAAACTTGAGACAATGGGCATTGAAATAGACAGGATGAGTGAAGAACAGATAAGGTATCTGTCAGACTGGAGGTGTGGAACTTGA
- the cyaB gene encoding class IV adenylate cyclase encodes MEVEIKFRYREGVEEKVSEMAEFVIEKYEYDVYFNHPCRDFRETDEAVRIRKDVEGINITYKGPKIDSETKSREEIKLKVEDFDMAFKLLEKLGFTRVMEVKKLRKIYRLGDAIICIDDVEGLGRFVEFELESDNIMEKQKLFSIAESLGYRRGDAIRESYLELILQEKSG; translated from the coding sequence ATGGAAGTGGAGATTAAGTTCAGGTACAGGGAAGGGGTTGAAGAGAAAGTAAGTGAAATGGCAGAATTTGTGATTGAGAAATATGAATACGACGTGTATTTCAACCATCCGTGCAGGGATTTCAGGGAAACGGACGAGGCTGTCAGGATAAGGAAGGATGTTGAGGGGATAAATATTACTTACAAAGGGCCAAAGATCGATTCTGAAACCAAAAGCAGGGAGGAAATAAAGCTAAAGGTTGAAGATTTTGATATGGCGTTTAAGCTGCTGGAAAAGCTGGGATTTACCAGAGTTATGGAGGTAAAAAAGCTGAGAAAAATCTACAGGCTGGGGGATGCGATAATATGCATTGATGATGTGGAGGGTCTGGGCAGGTTTGTTGAATTTGAGCTGGAATCGGACAACATTATGGAAAAGCAAAAGTTGTTTAGCATTGCCGAGAGTCTGGGATACAGGAGAGGAGATGCAATAAGGGAGTCGTATCTCGAGTTGATTTTACAGGAAAAATCAGGATAA
- a CDS encoding adenylate kinase family protein codes for MLIALTGTPGTGKTAVAEKLKKRGLRVESVIELARKNDSIIDEEGDEVVIDVERLSKTRFDGIVEGHLSHLLSPDLTVVLRCNPLVLKKRLEERGWSEEKVMENVEAELLDVILVEALESCPEVYEVDTTNLKVDDVADIVEGIVRGDAGLRRNYKPGKIDWLSELEERLDEVVRK; via the coding sequence TGTTGATAGCACTGACAGGCACCCCGGGAACGGGGAAAACAGCAGTAGCTGAGAAGCTTAAAAAGAGAGGGCTGAGAGTTGAATCTGTAATTGAGCTGGCAAGGAAGAACGATAGCATCATCGATGAAGAAGGGGATGAGGTGGTGATTGATGTTGAAAGGCTTTCGAAAACGAGGTTTGACGGGATTGTGGAGGGACATTTATCTCATCTTCTTTCTCCAGATCTGACGGTGGTGCTGAGGTGCAATCCTCTTGTGCTGAAGAAACGACTTGAGGAGAGGGGATGGAGCGAGGAGAAAGTGATGGAAAATGTTGAGGCTGAACTTCTTGATGTCATCCTTGTAGAGGCTCTTGAAAGCTGTCCGGAGGTTTATGAAGTGGATACAACCAATTTGAAGGTGGATGATGTGGCTGACATTGTTGAGGGCATCGTTAGAGGAGATGCAGGGTTAAGAAGAAACTATAAACCGGGAAAAATTGACTGGTTATCTGAGCTGGAGGAGAGGTTGGATGAGGTGGTAAGGAAGTAA
- a CDS encoding FKBP-type peptidyl-prolyl cis-trans isomerase, with translation MISDGDFVRLSYTAKLEDGTVVDTTDEEVAKEHGIYNENARYGDIYAVIGEGHILPGLEEDVKGKEVGYKGTVEVPPEKAFGEYNPDYKDTFSINRFKERPEIGQRVRIGDRVGTVERIVGRRVIVDFNHPLAGKKIIFDYEIKEKLEKPEDKIKALFVIHTGIDVRDVKIEGEKAIIAVSSDAYLNQLFLIGRYRVVKEIFEHTDVKEIEIVERFEREHEMLKLGEELKDEQDEASEEEA, from the coding sequence ATGATATCGGATGGTGACTTTGTCAGACTAAGTTACACTGCAAAACTTGAGGACGGTACGGTAGTAGACACTACAGACGAGGAAGTTGCAAAGGAGCATGGAATCTACAACGAGAACGCCAGGTATGGGGATATTTATGCTGTCATAGGAGAAGGACACATCCTTCCTGGACTTGAAGAAGACGTAAAGGGCAAGGAAGTTGGTTACAAGGGTACAGTAGAAGTTCCTCCGGAAAAAGCATTCGGTGAATACAACCCCGATTACAAGGACACTTTCAGCATAAACAGATTCAAGGAAAGACCAGAAATAGGACAGAGAGTGAGAATCGGTGACAGAGTAGGAACGGTTGAGAGAATAGTGGGCAGAAGAGTAATAGTTGACTTCAACCACCCTCTCGCCGGAAAGAAGATTATTTTCGACTACGAAATCAAAGAGAAACTTGAAAAACCTGAAGACAAAATTAAAGCGCTATTTGTAATCCACACGGGAATAGACGTCAGGGACGTGAAGATCGAGGGCGAGAAGGCAATAATTGCCGTGTCTAGTGACGCCTACCTCAATCAGCTATTCCTTATAGGGAGGTACAGAGTTGTCAAAGAGATTTTCGAGCATACGGATGTAAAGGAAATTGAAATTGTCGAGAGATTCGAGCGTGAGCACGAAATGCTGAAACTCGGTGAGGAGCTGAAAGACGAACAGGATGAGGCGTCAGAGGAGGAGGCTTGA